A portion of the Daphnia magna isolate NIES linkage group LG4, ASM2063170v1.1, whole genome shotgun sequence genome contains these proteins:
- the LOC116921298 gene encoding uncharacterized protein LOC116921298 has product MVKARIPGSSQELYTVSVESVPQYAGGNSKSATCCKGGRVGKDLLCGVLIALAVICAAVAIFLVVFYVVNGVDDSQTQTSDADQQNGTLDSSPLTRDREEEKKINALKDSHEWDSSETKDQLSLSSTSLPDVGIHEPQFHVKGESIYPAYEPVGNPSSSTTAIPVQPVNIDANKTKEDEANPPIDIEANSQEIEGKDETTLFVPDDDVIIETPASAANTDAASGQLQTDPAPPVVLLPESTTTIRSVPSTISTTVANVDVSSERAKESTTTVPVPLPDPVVIAVPEPETSGFVPVQTQEDLDYEQEQSTDSQTETLSKMVPAKPVDAIPAVDTAPWKPIDGSVVVPPVNKEDGVQDRSIVDGKSPADAQQSVASDEKKNPIVVVTTTTVKTTSTVPSVSQLPEEVSQVPVEIVKWEAPTELEEATEFAQMQDLGNMALLLPEDRVRTTKPTVLSTSTEQFPSIVSLHSVPASSQCIRRQLPFCRGVLPYSETILPNWVGDTTESERNFSVPYFEIIAESECHPRVQQYACAVLEPPCRGSGISLPPCRQFCRAIAEDCSSYVLSALTLASVLDCDQFPQSNDPDVCLNLASTTPEGECLPNEYRCSSDNTCIPERWVCDGRQDCSQGDDEFACSRCREEEFRCENENRCLPKRWKCDGSRDCADGSDERDCPANQECGDGQFRCGDGLSCIPLRRVCDGSNHCRDNSDETNCTSIACQIEDFKCNDTGVCISRKWVCDGNADCKDGSDEAQCAREAELDLESDVLIEEMQDQLIPGGNETVLNPDTAFNPDKCPLGELLCMSGSTCIRFEQLCDGTRDCADGADETDCGKPSAN; this is encoded by the exons AGTTCGCAGGAATTGTACACGGTATCAGTGGAATCTGTGCCGCAGTACGCGGGTGGGAACAGCAAAAGCGCCACTTGTTGCAAAGGCGGCCGAGTTGGTAAAGATCTCCTGTGCGGAGTGTTGATCGCCCTGGCCGTCATCTGCGCTGCAGTCGCCATCTTCCTCGTCGTCTTTTACGTCGTCAATG GAGTGGACGACAGTCAGACGCAGACGTCGGATGCCGATCAGCAAAATGGCACACTCGATTCTTCACCTTTGACACGAGACAGAG aggaagaaaagaaaatcaacgcGTTAAAAGACAGTCACGAATGGGACAGCAGCGAAACCAAAGATCAGCTGTCACTTAGCAGCACCTCATTACCTGACGTCGGCATTCACGAACCTCAATTTCACGTTAAGG GTGAATCAATCTATCCGGCTTACGAACCAGTTGGAAATCCTTCGTCCAGCACGACGGCCATTCCCGTCCAGCCGGTGAATATCGACGCGAACAAAACCAAAGAAGATGAGGCCAATCCGCCCATTGATATCGAAGCCAATAGTCAAGAAATTGAAGGTAAAGACGAGACGACCCTATTCGTTCCCGATGATGACGTTATCATCGAGACGCCCGCATCGGCAGCCAACACGGACGCTGCTTCCGGCCAATTGCAAACCGATCCAGCTCCGCCTGTCGTTTTACTCCCGGAATCTACAACGACCATCAGATCAGTCCCATCGACTATCTCTACGACGGTGGCCAACGTCGACGTCAGTTCAGAGCGCGCGAAGGAATCGACGACCACCGTTCCAGTTCCTCTTCCAGATCCTGTTGTTATCGCCGTACCGGAGCCGGAAACGAGCGGTTTCGTTCCCGTTCAAACGCAAGAGGATCTTGATTACGAACAGGAACAATCGACCGACTCGCAAACGGAAACTCTTTCGAAAATGGTGCCCGCTAAACCGGTAGACGCAATTCCGGCCGTTGACACGGCGCCCTGGAAGCCCATTGATGGAAGCGTCGTTGTTCCTCCGGTCAATAAGGAAGATGGAGTTCAAGATCGATCTATTGTCGATGGAAAATCACCGGCGGATGCGCAGCAATCGGTGGCATCCGATGAAAAGAAGAACCCCATCGTTGTAGTGACGACTACGACTGTCAAGACGACGAGCACCGTTCCATCCGTCAGCCAATTGCCGGAAGAAGTCAGCCAAGTTCCAGTTGAAATCGTGAAATGGGAAGCACCGACGGAACTGGAAGAAGCAACTGAGTTCGCTCAAATGCAAGATCTGGGCAACATGGCTCTACTGTTGCCGGAAGATCGCGTCCGCACAACGAAACCGACCGTTCTTTCCACATCCACCGAACAGTTTCCGTCCATTGTTTCCCTGCATTCCGTTCCGGCTTCTTCGCAATGCATCCGCCGTCAATTGCCCTTCTGTCGCGGAGTTTTGCCTTACTCGGAAACGATCCTTCCGAACTGGGTGGGTGACACGACGGAATCCGAACGCAATTTCAGCGTTCCTTATTTTGAAATCATCGCCGAGTCCGAATG CCATCCTCGAGTGCAACAATACGCTTGCGCCGTCCTGGAACCACCGTGCCGTGGTAGCGGAATTAGTTTACCGCCATGCCGTCAATTCTGCCGCg CTATTGCCGAAGATTGTTCCAGTTACGTCCTGTCCGCTTTAACGTTGGCATCGGTCCTGGATTGCGATCAATTCCCACAGTCCAACGACCCGGATGTCTGTTTAAATCTAGCTTCAACAA CTCCCGAAGGTGAATGTTTGCCGAACGAATACCGTTGCAGCAGCGACAATACGTGTATTCCCGAACGTTGGGTGTGCGACGGACGACAGGATTGCAGCCAAGGGGACGACGAGTTCGCCTGCAGTCGATGCCGCGAGGAAGAATTCCGCTGTGAAAACGAGAACCGATGCCTGCCGAAGAGGTGGAAGTGTGACGGATCGCGTGACTGCGCCGATGGCTCGGACGAACGCGATTGCCCAGCCAATCAAG aaTGCGGAGACGGCCAATTCCGGTGCGGAGATGGTCTTTCTTGCATCCCTCTGCGACGGGTTTGCGACGGTTCCAATCACTGCCGTGACAATTCGGACGAAACCAACTGCACTTCCATTG CGTGCCAAATTGAGGACTTCAAGTGCAATGACACCGGTGTCTGTATCTCGAGGAAATG GGTCTGTGATGGAAATGCGGATTGCAAAGACGGATCCGACGAAGCGCAGTGCGCCAGAGAAGCTGAAC TCGACCTGGAATCGGATGTTTTGATTGAAGAAATGCAAGATCAGCTGATACCTGGAGGCAACGAGACGGTGCTCAATCCGGACACAGCTTTCAATCCCGACAAATGCCCATTGGGCGAGTTACTCTGCATGTCGGGCTCGACGTGTATCCGATTCGAACAGCTGTGCGATGGAACGCGAGATTGCGCCGACGGAGCCGACGAAACGGACTGCGGCAAACCTTCCGCCAACTGA
- the LOC116921299 gene encoding uncharacterized protein LOC116921299 isoform X3, with protein MTADRFVCCLIGLVLLIDVIDAYLTNADEELVLIDEGPVCYSVIFNGRRLSHRYIERSVAVISLDECKLLCTRETSFDCRSFNYRRRLSSTNCDLSREDSASLDVTSSRVFFTDPDVDFYQRVGRGQSCYRPFVRPPASPAPSSGSEYYYGSSNPGSIIQRPITSVQPSSVTTISECYRRLKSGYRLESRIVRDSLNVRNLYECQTECHRSRIFVCRSFSYRQAINGYNSGGGNNCELSDLDPREWDPVRHLVIDREADIYERSLVGRNCRDTPVTTWNNRPTKPSTLCFLRTKSGIRMDRRAIRHSVTANSPVECEQECINSQYFTCRSFSYRFTSTASLSELYHKVYENCDMSDIDLNSMDPLRDLIDDRGYDSWQRTSYSRDCDIGSYRLPDTSGDGYFNRDDEEHHFTSLNPWFYNNQRPYPLLTGSATASSRCYISYRRGFRMVQRLVRDSIHVRNLAECELECSRTRPFTCQTFHFRYTNLEGGYDRNPYNCELSDVSARDFDRYRDMTEDRDYELFTRSQFSSCVHSFNTLESASQLSPILASSSTEVTVSGIRCRDGSKCRPHRELGYWYCEIDNSYYKFNNNWDYCCQPQSRCGYSDGYTYPWCMVGSEASGQWRPCSDRYAERPYAYLHRTLPPNATETQGAFRPLKNDEDVIRPVDSNSADYLRSGSHIIVQTNCTESN; from the exons ATGACTGCCGATAGATTCGTTTGCTGTTTGATCGGTCTAGTCCTTTTGATTGACGTAATCGATGCTTATTTAACTAATGCTGACGAAGAATTAGTTTTAATCGACGAAGGTCCTG TGTGTTATTCGGTCATTTTTAATGGACGTCGATTGAGCCATCGTTACATTGAACGTTCCGTAGCTGTCATCAGCCTGGACGAATGCAAATTACTTTGTACTCGTGAAACTTCCTTTGATTGCAGATCGTTTAATTACAG ACGGAGATTGTCATCAACCAATTGCGACTTGAGTCGTGAAGATTCGGCCAGTTTGGACGTGACGAGCAGCCGAGTTTTCTTCACAGATCCGGACGTCGATTTTTATCAACGCGTAGGTCGCGGTCAGAGTTGCTATCGACCTTTTGTACGTCCTCCAGCATCGCCAGCACCTTCATCCGGAAGCGAATACTACTACGGTTCAAGTAATCCAGGATCGATCATCCAGCGTCCCATTACCTCCGTCCAGCCTTCCAGTGTCACAACCATCAGTG AATGTTATCGACGTTTGAAATCGGGTTATCGGCTCGAATCGAGAATCGTTCGTGACTCACTGAACGTCCGAAATCTTTACGAATGTCAAACGGAATGTCATCGCTCCAGGATATTTGTTTGTCGATCGTTTAGTTATCG GCAAGCGATTAATGGATACAATTCTGGAGGTGGGAATAACTGCGAGTTGAGCGATTTAGATCCACGTGAATGGGATCCCGTCCGACATCTCGTGATTGATCGTGAGGCCGATATCTACGAGCGCAGTTTGGTCGGCCGCAATTGCCGCGATACGCCCGTCACGACCTGGAACAATCGACCGACCAAGCCCAGCACCC TTTGTTTCCTCCGCACTAAAAGTGGAATCCGAATGGACCGTCGTGCCATCCGCCATTCCGTGACGGCCAATTCTCCTGTCGAGTGCGAACAGGAATGCATTAATTCGCAATATTTCACCTGCCGATCGTTCAGCTACCG GTTTACCAGCACTGCAAGTCTGTCTGAATTGTATCACAAAGTCTACGAGAATTGCGACATGAGCGACATAGATCTCAACTCGATGGACCCGTTGCGTGATTTGATCGATGATCGAGGCTACGATTCTTGGCAAAGGACGAGTTACAGCCGGGACTGTGACATTGGCAGCTATCGTTTACCAGACACGAGCG gtgacGGTTACTTCAACCGTGACGACGAAGAGCATCACTTCACCTCGTTAAACCCTTGGTTTTACAACAATCAACGCCCTTACCCACTACTAACCGGCTCCGCTACGGCCTCATCGA GATGTTACATTTCCTATCGACGCGGTTTCCGCATGGTCCAGCGCCTGGTACGCGATTCGATTCACGTCCGCAACTTGGCCGAATGCGAATTGGAGTGTAGCCGGACGAGGCCGTTTACCTGCCAAACGTTCCACTTCAG ATACACGAACCTGGAAGGCGGTTACGACCGTAACCCGTACAATTGCGAGCTGAGTGATGTGTCGGCCAGGGATTTCGATCGATACCGCGACATGACCGAAGACCGTGACTACGAATTATTTACACGTTCGCAATTCTCTTCTTGCGTTCACAGCTTCAATACTCTCG AATCGGCAAGTCAACTGAGTCCAATTTTAGCGAGTAGCTCTACGGAAGTGACGGTGAGTGGGATCCGCTGCCGGGACGGATCCAAGTGCCGGCCTCATCGTGAACTCGGCTATTGGTACTGCGAGATCGACAACAGTTACTacaaattcaacaacaattgGGACTATTGTTGCCAGCCTCAATCGCGTTGCGGATACTCTGACGGATACACTTATCCGTGGTGCATGGTGGGCTCGGAAGCATCCGGCCAATGGCGACCGTGTTCCGATCGTTACGCCGAACGTCCGTACGCTTACCTGCACCGCACTTTACCGCCCAATGCGACAGAAACGCAAGGCGCTTTTCGGCCGCTAAAGAATGACGAGGATGTAATCCGGCCCGTCGATTCAAATTCGGCTGATTATTTACGGTCCGGTTCACATATTATCGTTCAAACAAATTGCACCGAATCgaattga
- the LOC116921299 gene encoding uncharacterized protein LOC116921299 isoform X1, producing MMFNLLTLTFSVIVSHRSCSSVPLDSTLSSAINISDFTVEPRQKACWELIVDGRRLDPQFIVRSVWAATLLDCQRECEDVLFNCETIAYGKNLLKNTTCDLSDWEAASLSVQPYATDTIVAPTFNVYSRYGRYPNEAHDERRCNSFDDPAHHDTTPYYRPASTQIETLSEDVCYSVIFNGRRLSHRYIERSVAVISLDECKLLCTRETSFDCRSFNYRRRLSSTNCDLSREDSASLDVTSSRVFFTDPDVDFYQRVGRGQSCYRPFVRPPASPAPSSGSEYYYGSSNPGSIIQRPITSVQPSSVTTISECYRRLKSGYRLESRIVRDSLNVRNLYECQTECHRSRIFVCRSFSYRQAINGYNSGGGNNCELSDLDPREWDPVRHLVIDREADIYERSLVGRNCRDTPVTTWNNRPTKPSTLCFLRTKSGIRMDRRAIRHSVTANSPVECEQECINSQYFTCRSFSYRFTSTASLSELYHKVYENCDMSDIDLNSMDPLRDLIDDRGYDSWQRTSYSRDCDIGSYRLPDTSGDGYFNRDDEEHHFTSLNPWFYNNQRPYPLLTGSATASSRCYISYRRGFRMVQRLVRDSIHVRNLAECELECSRTRPFTCQTFHFRYTNLEGGYDRNPYNCELSDVSARDFDRYRDMTEDRDYELFTRSQFSSCVHSFNTLESASQLSPILASSSTEVTVSGIRCRDGSKCRPHRELGYWYCEIDNSYYKFNNNWDYCCQPQSRCGYSDGYTYPWCMVGSEASGQWRPCSDRYAERPYAYLHRTLPPNATETQGAFRPLKNDEDVIRPVDSNSADYLRSGSHIIVQTNCTESN from the exons ATGATGTTCAACTTGTTGACTTTAACGTTCAGCGTCATCGTTTCACATCGTTCGTGCAGTTCCGTGCCCTTGGATTCGACTCTATCTTCCGCCATCAACATTTCGGATTTTACAGTAGAGCCACGGCAAA AAGCGTGCTGGGAGCTGATTGTCGATGGAAGAAGACTCGATCCGCAGTTCATCGTTCGCTCCGTTTGGGCCGCCACGTTGCTAGATTGCCAGCGGGAATGCGAGGATGTGCTGTTTAATTGCGAAACCATCGCTTACGG GAAGAATCTACTGAAAAACACGACGTGTGATTTAAGCGATTGGGAAGCGGCTTCACTCAGCGTCCAGCCGTACGCAACCGACACTATTGTGGCTCCAACGTTCAATGTCTACAGTCGCTACGGGCGATATCCGAACGAAGCTCACGATGAACGTCGGTGCAACAGTTTTGATGACCCCGCCCACCACGATACCACACCATACTATCGACCAGCGTCTACCCAAATAGAGACTCTTTCCGAAGACG TGTGTTATTCGGTCATTTTTAATGGACGTCGATTGAGCCATCGTTACATTGAACGTTCCGTAGCTGTCATCAGCCTGGACGAATGCAAATTACTTTGTACTCGTGAAACTTCCTTTGATTGCAGATCGTTTAATTACAG ACGGAGATTGTCATCAACCAATTGCGACTTGAGTCGTGAAGATTCGGCCAGTTTGGACGTGACGAGCAGCCGAGTTTTCTTCACAGATCCGGACGTCGATTTTTATCAACGCGTAGGTCGCGGTCAGAGTTGCTATCGACCTTTTGTACGTCCTCCAGCATCGCCAGCACCTTCATCCGGAAGCGAATACTACTACGGTTCAAGTAATCCAGGATCGATCATCCAGCGTCCCATTACCTCCGTCCAGCCTTCCAGTGTCACAACCATCAGTG AATGTTATCGACGTTTGAAATCGGGTTATCGGCTCGAATCGAGAATCGTTCGTGACTCACTGAACGTCCGAAATCTTTACGAATGTCAAACGGAATGTCATCGCTCCAGGATATTTGTTTGTCGATCGTTTAGTTATCG GCAAGCGATTAATGGATACAATTCTGGAGGTGGGAATAACTGCGAGTTGAGCGATTTAGATCCACGTGAATGGGATCCCGTCCGACATCTCGTGATTGATCGTGAGGCCGATATCTACGAGCGCAGTTTGGTCGGCCGCAATTGCCGCGATACGCCCGTCACGACCTGGAACAATCGACCGACCAAGCCCAGCACCC TTTGTTTCCTCCGCACTAAAAGTGGAATCCGAATGGACCGTCGTGCCATCCGCCATTCCGTGACGGCCAATTCTCCTGTCGAGTGCGAACAGGAATGCATTAATTCGCAATATTTCACCTGCCGATCGTTCAGCTACCG GTTTACCAGCACTGCAAGTCTGTCTGAATTGTATCACAAAGTCTACGAGAATTGCGACATGAGCGACATAGATCTCAACTCGATGGACCCGTTGCGTGATTTGATCGATGATCGAGGCTACGATTCTTGGCAAAGGACGAGTTACAGCCGGGACTGTGACATTGGCAGCTATCGTTTACCAGACACGAGCG gtgacGGTTACTTCAACCGTGACGACGAAGAGCATCACTTCACCTCGTTAAACCCTTGGTTTTACAACAATCAACGCCCTTACCCACTACTAACCGGCTCCGCTACGGCCTCATCGA GATGTTACATTTCCTATCGACGCGGTTTCCGCATGGTCCAGCGCCTGGTACGCGATTCGATTCACGTCCGCAACTTGGCCGAATGCGAATTGGAGTGTAGCCGGACGAGGCCGTTTACCTGCCAAACGTTCCACTTCAG ATACACGAACCTGGAAGGCGGTTACGACCGTAACCCGTACAATTGCGAGCTGAGTGATGTGTCGGCCAGGGATTTCGATCGATACCGCGACATGACCGAAGACCGTGACTACGAATTATTTACACGTTCGCAATTCTCTTCTTGCGTTCACAGCTTCAATACTCTCG AATCGGCAAGTCAACTGAGTCCAATTTTAGCGAGTAGCTCTACGGAAGTGACGGTGAGTGGGATCCGCTGCCGGGACGGATCCAAGTGCCGGCCTCATCGTGAACTCGGCTATTGGTACTGCGAGATCGACAACAGTTACTacaaattcaacaacaattgGGACTATTGTTGCCAGCCTCAATCGCGTTGCGGATACTCTGACGGATACACTTATCCGTGGTGCATGGTGGGCTCGGAAGCATCCGGCCAATGGCGACCGTGTTCCGATCGTTACGCCGAACGTCCGTACGCTTACCTGCACCGCACTTTACCGCCCAATGCGACAGAAACGCAAGGCGCTTTTCGGCCGCTAAAGAATGACGAGGATGTAATCCGGCCCGTCGATTCAAATTCGGCTGATTATTTACGGTCCGGTTCACATATTATCGTTCAAACAAATTGCACCGAATCgaattga
- the LOC116921299 gene encoding uncharacterized protein LOC116921299 isoform X2: MMFNLLTLTFSVIVSHRSCSSVPLDSTLSSAINISDFTVEPRQKACWELIVDGRRLDPQFIVRSVWAATLLDCQRECEDVLFNCETIAYGKNLLKNTTCDLSDWEAASLSVQPYATDTIVAPTFNVYSRYGRYPNEAHDERRCNSFDDPAHHDTTPYYRPASTQIETLSEDVCYSVIFNGRRLSHRYIERSVAVISLDECKLLCTRETSFDCRSFNYRRRLSSTNCDLSREDSASLDVTSSRVFFTDPDVDFYQRVGRGQSCYRPFVRPPASPAPSSGSEYYYGSSNPGSIIQRPITSVQPSSVTTISECYRRLKSGYRLESRIVRDSLNVRNLYECQTECHRSRIFVCRSFSYRQAINGYNSGGGNNCELSDLDPREWDPVRHLVIDREADIYERSLVGRNCRDTPVTTWNNRPTKPSTLCFLRTKSGIRMDRRAIRHSVTANSPVECEQECINSQYFTCRSFSYRFTSTASLSELYHKVYENCDMSDIDLNSMDPLRDLIDDRGYDSWQRTSYSRDCDIGSYRLPDTSGCYISYRRGFRMVQRLVRDSIHVRNLAECELECSRTRPFTCQTFHFRYTNLEGGYDRNPYNCELSDVSARDFDRYRDMTEDRDYELFTRSQFSSCVHSFNTLESASQLSPILASSSTEVTVSGIRCRDGSKCRPHRELGYWYCEIDNSYYKFNNNWDYCCQPQSRCGYSDGYTYPWCMVGSEASGQWRPCSDRYAERPYAYLHRTLPPNATETQGAFRPLKNDEDVIRPVDSNSADYLRSGSHIIVQTNCTESN; the protein is encoded by the exons ATGATGTTCAACTTGTTGACTTTAACGTTCAGCGTCATCGTTTCACATCGTTCGTGCAGTTCCGTGCCCTTGGATTCGACTCTATCTTCCGCCATCAACATTTCGGATTTTACAGTAGAGCCACGGCAAA AAGCGTGCTGGGAGCTGATTGTCGATGGAAGAAGACTCGATCCGCAGTTCATCGTTCGCTCCGTTTGGGCCGCCACGTTGCTAGATTGCCAGCGGGAATGCGAGGATGTGCTGTTTAATTGCGAAACCATCGCTTACGG GAAGAATCTACTGAAAAACACGACGTGTGATTTAAGCGATTGGGAAGCGGCTTCACTCAGCGTCCAGCCGTACGCAACCGACACTATTGTGGCTCCAACGTTCAATGTCTACAGTCGCTACGGGCGATATCCGAACGAAGCTCACGATGAACGTCGGTGCAACAGTTTTGATGACCCCGCCCACCACGATACCACACCATACTATCGACCAGCGTCTACCCAAATAGAGACTCTTTCCGAAGACG TGTGTTATTCGGTCATTTTTAATGGACGTCGATTGAGCCATCGTTACATTGAACGTTCCGTAGCTGTCATCAGCCTGGACGAATGCAAATTACTTTGTACTCGTGAAACTTCCTTTGATTGCAGATCGTTTAATTACAG ACGGAGATTGTCATCAACCAATTGCGACTTGAGTCGTGAAGATTCGGCCAGTTTGGACGTGACGAGCAGCCGAGTTTTCTTCACAGATCCGGACGTCGATTTTTATCAACGCGTAGGTCGCGGTCAGAGTTGCTATCGACCTTTTGTACGTCCTCCAGCATCGCCAGCACCTTCATCCGGAAGCGAATACTACTACGGTTCAAGTAATCCAGGATCGATCATCCAGCGTCCCATTACCTCCGTCCAGCCTTCCAGTGTCACAACCATCAGTG AATGTTATCGACGTTTGAAATCGGGTTATCGGCTCGAATCGAGAATCGTTCGTGACTCACTGAACGTCCGAAATCTTTACGAATGTCAAACGGAATGTCATCGCTCCAGGATATTTGTTTGTCGATCGTTTAGTTATCG GCAAGCGATTAATGGATACAATTCTGGAGGTGGGAATAACTGCGAGTTGAGCGATTTAGATCCACGTGAATGGGATCCCGTCCGACATCTCGTGATTGATCGTGAGGCCGATATCTACGAGCGCAGTTTGGTCGGCCGCAATTGCCGCGATACGCCCGTCACGACCTGGAACAATCGACCGACCAAGCCCAGCACCC TTTGTTTCCTCCGCACTAAAAGTGGAATCCGAATGGACCGTCGTGCCATCCGCCATTCCGTGACGGCCAATTCTCCTGTCGAGTGCGAACAGGAATGCATTAATTCGCAATATTTCACCTGCCGATCGTTCAGCTACCG GTTTACCAGCACTGCAAGTCTGTCTGAATTGTATCACAAAGTCTACGAGAATTGCGACATGAGCGACATAGATCTCAACTCGATGGACCCGTTGCGTGATTTGATCGATGATCGAGGCTACGATTCTTGGCAAAGGACGAGTTACAGCCGGGACTGTGACATTGGCAGCTATCGTTTACCAGACACGAGCG GATGTTACATTTCCTATCGACGCGGTTTCCGCATGGTCCAGCGCCTGGTACGCGATTCGATTCACGTCCGCAACTTGGCCGAATGCGAATTGGAGTGTAGCCGGACGAGGCCGTTTACCTGCCAAACGTTCCACTTCAG ATACACGAACCTGGAAGGCGGTTACGACCGTAACCCGTACAATTGCGAGCTGAGTGATGTGTCGGCCAGGGATTTCGATCGATACCGCGACATGACCGAAGACCGTGACTACGAATTATTTACACGTTCGCAATTCTCTTCTTGCGTTCACAGCTTCAATACTCTCG AATCGGCAAGTCAACTGAGTCCAATTTTAGCGAGTAGCTCTACGGAAGTGACGGTGAGTGGGATCCGCTGCCGGGACGGATCCAAGTGCCGGCCTCATCGTGAACTCGGCTATTGGTACTGCGAGATCGACAACAGTTACTacaaattcaacaacaattgGGACTATTGTTGCCAGCCTCAATCGCGTTGCGGATACTCTGACGGATACACTTATCCGTGGTGCATGGTGGGCTCGGAAGCATCCGGCCAATGGCGACCGTGTTCCGATCGTTACGCCGAACGTCCGTACGCTTACCTGCACCGCACTTTACCGCCCAATGCGACAGAAACGCAAGGCGCTTTTCGGCCGCTAAAGAATGACGAGGATGTAATCCGGCCCGTCGATTCAAATTCGGCTGATTATTTACGGTCCGGTTCACATATTATCGTTCAAACAAATTGCACCGAATCgaattga
- the LOC116921302 gene encoding ammonium transporter 2 translates to MEASVLNETAVSILASRLAMTQNNLNDFFIIISAILVFAMQAGFSLMETGLVRSKNATNILMKSTLDAFIGATVYWLVGYAFAYGDGNEFIGWTGFALQGVSPHKISFWFYQTIFANTVSTIVSGATAERINLPAFFIYAFLLTGFLHPVASRWVWHTSGWLKVRGVIDFGGGGCVHMLGGVSALVACLMVGPRIGRYDNKTMKKFAFRGHSNTLTGVGAFLLMMGILGYNMSAQLDLSHPGDGVAVSVSAVNTLLAGSSGSIVATILGRATPTGSYRWSYNTMLNGAIAGMVSACPACNDMPFWGAYVTGAGAGFLYFALRALINHLHVDDPLDAFAVHFGGGFSGMVSAPLLVTNGVILVGDVNSAEVFCWQLVGILVLIAWGVGFCSILFGSLKYFKILRVESCVEIHGMDLMKHGEPAYPAESWQEKQYWDHQVKQLVYSLSSTKIDEAVGGQTIFDSIATVDLGVNNNFRLTGMPPQMNFAHLALTDHFQKSLFSLENQQRVGLDFISRKY, encoded by the exons ATGGAAGCTTCCGTTCTCAACGAAACTGCCGTGAGCATTTTGGCATCCAGATTGGCCATGACTCAAAATAATTTAAACGACTTCTTTATCATCATTTCTGCCATCTTGGTTTTTG CTATGCAAGCTGGATTTTCTCTGATGGAAACTGGATTGGTACGTTCTAAGAATGCCACCAACATCTTGATGAAGAGCACGTTAGACGCAT tTATTGGTGCCACCGTTTATTGGCTTGTTGGCTACGCATTCGCCTATGGAGATGGTAACGAATTCATCGGCTGGACGGGATTCGCTTTGCAAGGCGTTTCACCTCACAAAATTTCGTTTTGGTTTTATCAAACGATTTTCGCCAACACTGTTTCGACAATTGTTAG TGGAGCAACAGCTGAACGGATAAACTTGCCAGCTTTCTTCATTTATGCATTTCTATTGACTGGATTCCTACACCCAGTAGCGAGTCGGTGGGTCTGGCATACGTCTGGTTGGCTCAAAGTGAGAGGTGTAATTGATTTCGGTGGTGGTGGTTGCGTTCATATGCTTGGTGGCGTTAGCGCTCTG GTGGCCTGCCTTATGGTCGGTCCGCGTATTGGTCGGTACGATaataaaacgatgaaaaaatttgcatttcGGGGTCACTCGAACACGCTGACGGGTGTTGGAGCCTTTCTCCTCATGATGGGCATCCTGGGCTACAACATGTCTGCGCAGCTGGATTTGTCGCATCCGGGAGATGGAGTGGCCGTCTCTGTTTCGGCCGTCAACACTTTGTTAGCTGGAAGTTCTGGATCTATCGTGGCTACCATACTGGGCCGTGCTACGCCGACTGGCAGTTATCGATGGAGTTACAATACGATGTTGAACGGTGCCATTGCCGGCATGGTTTCGGCTTGCCCAGCATGCAACGATATGCCATTCTGGGGTGCTTACGTCACTGGCGCTGGAGCAGGTTTTCTCTATTTTGCACTCCGGGCACTAATCAATCATCTGCatg tgGACGATCCGCTTGACGCCTTTGCGGTCCACTTTGGCGGTGGATTTTCCGGAATGGTGTCCGCTCCCTTGTTGGTCACCAACGGTGTTATACTGGTGGGTGATGTTAATTCCGCAGAG GTGTTTTGTTGGCAATTGGTCGGCATTTTAGTGCTGATTGCATGGGGTGTTggtttctgttcgattctgtttGGATCACTCAAATATTTCAAGATTCTTCGAGTCGAATCTTGCGTTGAAATCCATGGCATGGATTTGATGAAGCACGGCGAACCTGCGTATCCAGCGGAATCGTGGCAAGAGAAACAGTACTGGGATCATCAAGTTAAACAGTTGGTTTATTCGTTGAGTTCAACCAAAATAGATGAAGCTGTTGGTGGTCAGACAATATTTGATTCCATCGCTACGGTCGATTTGGGTGTCAACAATAATTTCCGTCTAACCGGAATGCCACCCCAGATGAATTTCGCTCATCTCGCGTTGACAGATCACTTTCAGAAGAGCCTTTTCTCATTGGAAAATCAACAACGCGTTGGTTTGGATTTTATATCTAGAAAGTATTAA